A single genomic interval of Vulpes vulpes isolate BD-2025 chromosome 3, VulVul3, whole genome shotgun sequence harbors:
- the SMIM10L3 gene encoding salivary gland specific protein SAGSIN1, with protein sequence MAAALSGLAVRLSRSAAARSYGVFCKGLTRTLLIFFDLAWRLRINFPYLYIVASMMLNVRLQVHIEIH encoded by the coding sequence ATGGCGGCGGCTCTGTCCGGCCTGGCTGTCCGCCTTTCGCGCTCGGCCGCCGCCCGCTCCTATGGGGTCTTCTGCAAGGGGCTGACTCGCACGCTGCTCATCTTCTTCGACCTGGCCTGGCGGCTGCGCATCAACTTCCCGTACCTTTACATCGTGGCTTCGATGATGCTCAACGTCCGCCTGCAG